A genome region from Oikeobacillus pervagus includes the following:
- a CDS encoding helix-turn-helix domain-containing protein, giving the protein MNNHFTTKRTFKHLSDIQRGGLEEMAKNGHLTQAQMAEKLQVSQSAISRELKRGRTCQMKTNRTYYDCYLADAGARVYRENRSLSHARDFHKYSENLI; this is encoded by the coding sequence ATGAACAATCATTTCACAACCAAGAGAACCTTTAAACATTTAAGTGATATTCAAAGAGGCGGACTAGAGGAAATGGCGAAAAATGGACATCTAACACAAGCACAAATGGCAGAAAAGCTACAGGTAAGCCAGTCCGCAATTTCACGGGAATTAAAACGTGGTAGAACATGTCAAATGAAGACAAATCGGACTTATTATGATTGTTACCTTGCAGATGCTGGTGCGCGAGTATATAGGGAAAACAGAAGCTTATCACATGCAAGGGACTTCCATAAATACTCCGAAAATTTAATTTAG